Proteins encoded in a region of the Megalops cyprinoides isolate fMegCyp1 chromosome 3, fMegCyp1.pri, whole genome shotgun sequence genome:
- the fez1 gene encoding fasciculation and elongation protein zeta-1, which translates to MEAPLVCLDEEFEDLRPCRTEEPDQTLQRPYSTIPLAREDFSELENFSEMMSFKSMEDLVNEFDEKLNVCFHNYDTKTEGLAPVRDQSHAEEDEERLQDEDVWDALTDNYLPSSGSWDNTNSEGLNGNLSDQEIHEKEEEEMNEKNDNANCLNEEPLVTADQVIEEIVEMMENSPDPGETEEEEEEESRDSSFQSSPSLLEEIRMLSQASNNNCSYEGLSLMPSSALVELLCRVEAAIRQYSEELVTQLARRDELEFEKEVKNTFITALIEVQNRQKEQRDLSKRRRRAKGLSLQGVPRPEKTSSMPVKRFSMEGLSNILQTGIRQTFGNSGTDKQYLNTVIPYEKKGTPPTVEDLQMLTKILYAMKEDSEKVPTLLTDYILKVLCPT; encoded by the exons ATGGAAGCCCCACTGGTGTGCCTGGATGAGGAGTTTGAGGACCTGCGgccctgcaggacagaggagCCTGACCAGACCCTGCAGCGCCCCTACAGCACAATACCCCTTGCCCGGGAGGACTTCTCTGAGCTGGAGAACTTCTCTGAGATGATGAGCTTCAAGTCCATGGAGGACCTGGTCAACGAGTTTGACGAGAAGCTCAACGTGTGCTTCCACAACTACGACACCAAGACAGAAGGGCTGGCCCCGGTGCGCGACCAATCACACgcggaggaggacgaggagcgGCTGCAGGATGAGGa TGTGTGGGACGCACTGACTGATAACTACCTGCCCTCATCTGGCAGCTGGGACAACACCAACTCAGAGGGGCTGAACGGCAACCTATCTGATCAGGAG ATCCatgaaaaggaagaggaggaaatgaatgaGAAGAATGACAATGCAAACTGCCTGAACGAGGAACCGCTCGTAACTGCTGACCAG GTGATCGAGGAGATTGTGGAGATGATGGAGAATTCTCCTGACccaggggagacagaggaggaggaagaagaggaaagcAGGGACTCCTCCTTCCAGTCCAGCCCCTCCCTGCTGGAGGAGATTCGGATGCTGTCCCAGGCCTCCAACAATAACTGTTCTTACGAAG GCCTCAGCCTGATGCCCAGCTCAGCGCTGGTGGAGTTGCTGTGCCGGGTGGAGGCCGCCATCCGCCAGTACTCGGAGGAGCTGGTGACGCAGCTGGCCCGGCGTGACGAGCTGGAGTTCGAGAAGGAGGTGAAGAACACCTTCATCACGGCCCTGATTGAGGTGCAGAACCGGCAGAAAGAGCAGCGGGACCTCAGCAAGCGACGGCGCCGCGCCAAGGGCCTGAGCCTGCAGGGGGTGCCCCGCCCTGAGAAGACCAGCTCCATGCCTGTGAAG CGTTTCAGTATGGAAGGTCTCTCCAACATTCTGCAGACAGGGATCAGACAGACATTTGGCAACTCAGGGACAGACAAACAG TATCTCAACACAGTTATTCCTTATGAGAAGAAGGGGACTCCTCCCACAGTGGAAGACCTTCAGATGCTGACAAAAA TCCTTTATGCAATGAAGGAAGACAGTGAGAAGGTGCCAACATTGCTAactgattacattttgaaaG tgctgtgtCCTACCTAA
- the esama gene encoding endothelial cell adhesion molecule a, protein MDIATSRKLGTLVSLAFLWLFPGVVLEVHIPQKKIEVINGKMVVLQAWYPKTDNFQKNTVLWNFMNNNDTKLIISNSAGEPSFGNPEFHGRVGFLNAMPSNNLTIFVNNTQESDSGRYVCMVLIPKGRALTGEITLDVKVPPSIPVCKMEGKPVLKGNVTLTCKSKAGKPVPIYKWSKTTPVNEVFFSPMLNEKLGTLKLNNITKNMTGKYVCKASNTAGSESCYINLEITIPATNVGVIAGATVGSVVGLVAIVMFLILILRRKSDTEDDMANDIKEDAQAPKRVSWAKSGTGSDIISKNGTLSSITTSPHPRDHHYTHHPASDTASIITATGSTMGYRPRPRESTPPQGLPGYQTNTTLHRGPPGPPSTNGSTLHRPDSAQPQAPRPPPLPTNMTSSNISRMGGVPIMVPAQNQAGSLV, encoded by the exons GTGTTGTGCTTGAGGTGCATATTCCACAGAAAAAGATAGAGGTCATCAATGGAAAAATGGTGGTCCTGCAGGCCTGGTACCCCAAAACCGATAActttcagaaaaacacagtCCTCTGGAACTTCATGAACAACAACGACACCAAGCTG ATCATTTCCAACTCGGCGGGTGAGCCCAGTTTCGGCAACCCAGAGTTCCACGGGCGCGTGGGGTTCCTTAACGCCATGCCCTCCAACAACCTGACCATCTTCGTTAACAACACACAGGAGTCTGACTCGGGGCGGTATGTCTGCATGGTCCTCATCCCAAAGGGAAGGGCCCTCACAGGGGAGATTACGCTTGATGTCAAAG TTCCCCCATCGATACCAGTGTGTAAAATGGAAGGGAAACCCGTGCTGAAAGGGAATGTGACTCTGACCTGCAAATCTAAAGCTGGAAAACCTGTCCCAATATACAAGTGGTCAAAGACCACCCCAGTGAACGAGGTCTTCTTCTCTCCTATGCTGA ATGAGAAGCTGGGCACTCTCAAGTTGAATAACATCACCAAGAACATGACAGGGAAGTATGTGTGCAAGGCCAGCAATACGGCGGGTTCTGAGAGCTGCTATATTAACCTGGAGATCACCATCC CAGCCACCAATGTGGGGGTGATCGCTGGAGCCACGGTAGGCTCGGTGGTGGGGCTCGTGGCCATCGTCATGTTCCTGATCCTCATCCTCAGGAGGAAGAGTGACACCGAGGACGACATGGCCAACGACATCAA GGAGGACGCTCAGGCTCCGAAGCGTGTCTCATGGGCCAAGAGTGGGACCGGTTCTGACATCATTTCCAAAAATGGCACCCTGTCCTCCATCACCACCAGCCCCCACCCACGGGACCACCACTACACCCACCACCCTGCCTCCGACACCGCCTCCATCATCACTGCCACAGGGAGCACCATGGGCTACAGGCCCCGCCCCAGAGAGTCCACCCCCCCGCAAGGCCTTCCCGGATACCAGACCAACACAACCCTACACCGCGGCCCCCCTGGTCCCCCCAGCACCAACGGCAGCACCCTACACAGACCTGACAGTGCACAGCCCCAGGCCCCACGTCCACCCCCCTTGCCCACCAACATGACCTCCTCCAACATCTCTCGCATGGGCGGGGTGCCCATCATGGTGCCTGCTCAAAACCAGGCTGGCTCTCTGGTGTAG